A region of the Myxococcus stipitatus DSM 14675 genome:
AGATGTCCTGAGCATCAGGAAGTCGCGAAGACCTCGTCGAGGAAGGCGAGCATCGAGGCCCACGAGCGCCTGGCCGCGTCCGGGTGGTACTGGAGCCCTGCCTCGCGCTTGTCGAGCCCCGGGTACGTGAACGCATGCATCGCGTGGCCGTGGGCGTGGAGCTGCCAGTCTGCCCTCGCATCGGTCAGCTCACGCGTCAGCGCCAGCACGTCCTCGACAGGTGCCGTCGGGTCTTCCCAGCCATGCTCGACGAGGACCTTCGCGGTGATGGGGGCTTGGACACCCAGCCTCGGTGGCTTGAGGACGCCGTGGAAGCTCACCGCGGCCTTCAGTCCTGGCACGGCGCTTCGCGCGAGGTCCAACGCGCACAGTCCTCCAAAGCAATAGCCCACCACCGCGACACGCTCGGGGTCGATGAGTGGATGCCTCCGTGCGGCCTCGAACCCGGCCACCATCCGCTGGCGCAGCAATGCGCGGTCGGCCATCAAGGGCCCCATCAAGTGGGAGTTGTCGTCCGTCACTCCCCCGCGCACGCCCTTGCCATACACATCCAGGGCAAGACACACGAAGCCCAGCGTCGCGAACTCCTCCGCCTTCGCGCGCATCGGCTCGTTCAGTCCATCCCACGCGTGGGCCAGGAGCACGCAAGGTCTGCGGCCTTCCTTCCGTGCGTCCCACGTCACATACGCCTCACACAGCGTTTCGCCCGCGCGGTACTCCAGGTGCTCACCGTGGACGCCTTCCTGTCTCTGCCATGAACTCACTGTGTCGCTCCCTTCCATCCGTCATGAAGGAGCGCCAGCCTGGCGAGAACTCACGAGTGCGTATTGAACAAATGCGACATGACCCGGCCGCTTCAGAAGAAGTGAGAGAGCCCCTCCGGCGCGGCGTCACGAGACTGGGCGAAGAACTCCGCGAGCGTCGACCATGAGGCCCGCTCGTAACGCCCCGGCGTCGTGCCGAGATAGCGGCGCCACTGGCGAATCTGGTGCGCCTGATCGCTGAACCCTTGCAGCGGGTCCCCTTGCCCCATCTGCGCCGCACGAAAGCTGGCCTGCATCCGCTCCAGCCCCTGCAACTCCTTGGGCGAACAGCCGACATGCACCTGGAACCATCTCTCCAACTGCCGCACCGAAACACCCGCGACTCGCGCCGCATCGTCCACGCGCGAGGCGCTCGACAGGGACACCCAGGCCCACCCGAGTCGCTTCAGCTCACCTTCGATTCCGTGCGTCGCCTCGGCCCGCTGAAGCAGCCACGCATCGAGCCTCTTCGCCACCCGCCGAGGCTCCCATATCGCGGCCATGTCCTCGCCCAGTCTGCGCGACGGCCCATCTCCCAGGAGCCCGCCCAGTTCGATGAGCTCATCGCGGCTCTCCGCCCCCGTCGACGGGAACAGTCGCGCCAGCCCTGGAGGCCGCAGCATCACCATCACGAAGGAGCACCCCTCTCCCGAGTGCCACACCCGTGGACGACTCTGCACGCCCAGCAACGACGCTCGCGGCGCTCCCGCCGAGAACTCACTCCGGCACGGCCTGCCGAAGTTGAGCGTCAGCACCGCCGCCGTGTGCGGCGTCGTCCGGATGGGGTTCCCCTCATACGCGCCCTCCAGGTCCTCGATGAACCAGTACCCCAGGACCAGGGACGCGAGCGCGGGATGGGGTGGCAACGCGAGGAACGCCATCAGACCTCCAGACTCACGCCAGCGCCGCGACCTCTCCGTCCTCGTTCTCCGCGCCGTACCGCAGCGACTCCCACGCCAGCATCACCTGCTTGCGCGCGGGGCCCCAGCGGTAATCCCCGAAGACGCCCGTCTTGCGCAGCACCCGGTGACACGGAATCAGCAACGCCACCGGATTGCTCCCCACCGCCGTGCCCACCGCGCGCACCGCCTTGGGCCGGCCAATGGCCTTCGCCAGGTCCTCGTACGTCGCCACCTCTCCCGGCGCCACGCGCAGCAACGCCTGCCACACCTGCACCTGGAACGGCGTCCCCTTCACCAACACCGACAGCGGCGTGCGCGCGTCCGGCGGCGACTCGGGGAAGATGCGCCCCACCCACCCAGCCGTCTCCTCCCGCGACTCCACGAAGGTCGCCTGCGGCCACTCCGCGCGCAGGGACTCCAGCGCCTCCGCCTCCGTCGCGCCCGTCAGGAAGTGCAGCCCGCAGATGCCTCGCTCACAGACCGCGATGAGACATGCGCCGAACGGTGTCTCATGCACGCCGTGATGCACCGTGAGCCCTTCCCCACCCGACTTGAACTCCCCCGGCGTCATCGCCGTCAGCGTGACGAACAGCTCGTGCAGTCGCCCGCCCCCGGACAGCCCCACCGCCAGGGACGTGTCGAGCACGCTGCGCCGCTCGGCCAACAGCCGACGCGCCGAGCTGAGCGTGTGCATCTGCAGGAAGCGCTTGGGACTGATGCCCGCCCAGCGGGTGAAGAGGCGCTGGAAGTGGAAGGCACTCAGCCCCACGTGCGCCGCGAC
Encoded here:
- a CDS encoding helix-turn-helix transcriptional regulator; amino-acid sequence: MAFLALPPHPALASLVLGYWFIEDLEGAYEGNPIRTTPHTAAVLTLNFGRPCRSEFSAGAPRASLLGVQSRPRVWHSGEGCSFVMVMLRPPGLARLFPSTGAESRDELIELGGLLGDGPSRRLGEDMAAIWEPRRVAKRLDAWLLQRAEATHGIEGELKRLGWAWVSLSSASRVDDAARVAGVSVRQLERWFQVHVGCSPKELQGLERMQASFRAAQMGQGDPLQGFSDQAHQIRQWRRYLGTTPGRYERASWSTLAEFFAQSRDAAPEGLSHFF
- a CDS encoding bifunctional transcriptional activator/DNA repair enzyme AdaA; protein product: MGNSDYARIEQAILYLDAHAREQPSLDAVAAHVGLSAFHFQRLFTRWAGISPKRFLQMHTLSSARRLLAERRSVLDTSLAVGLSGGGRLHELFVTLTAMTPGEFKSGGEGLTVHHGVHETPFGACLIAVCERGICGLHFLTGATEAEALESLRAEWPQATFVESREETAGWVGRIFPESPPDARTPLSVLVKGTPFQVQVWQALLRVAPGEVATYEDLAKAIGRPKAVRAVGTAVGSNPVALLIPCHRVLRKTGVFGDYRWGPARKQVMLAWESLRYGAENEDGEVAALA
- a CDS encoding dienelactone hydrolase family protein, translating into MSSWQRQEGVHGEHLEYRAGETLCEAYVTWDARKEGRRPCVLLAHAWDGLNEPMRAKAEEFATLGFVCLALDVYGKGVRGGVTDDNSHLMGPLMADRALLRQRMVAGFEAARRHPLIDPERVAVVGYCFGGLCALDLARSAVPGLKAAVSFHGVLKPPRLGVQAPITAKVLVEHGWEDPTAPVEDVLALTRELTDARADWQLHAHGHAMHAFTYPGLDKREAGLQYHPDAARRSWASMLAFLDEVFATS